A part of Arachis hypogaea cultivar Tifrunner chromosome 12, arahy.Tifrunner.gnm2.J5K5, whole genome shotgun sequence genomic DNA contains:
- the LOC112729464 gene encoding ubiquitin C-terminal hydrolase 13-like yields the protein MENQEKIGETFETFKWTIKDFCKLKSKKIYSQNFYIGGHSWRILMYPKGNNVDYLSIYLDAGTLADVETRFSKFKLVLINQVNDKLTQIKETQHTFNARESDWGFTSFIPLADLYI from the exons ATGGAGAATCAAGAAAAGATTGGAGAAACGTTTGAGACGTTCAAATGGACCATTAAGGACTTCTGTAAGTTGAAATCCAAGAAGATTTACTCTCAGAACTTCTACATTGGTGGTCATTCATG GCGGATTCTTATGTATCCAAAGGGAAACAATGTGGATTACTTGTCAATTTATTTAGATGCTGGTACTTTGGCTGATGTAGAGACCAGATTTTCCAAGTTTAAGTTGGTTCTAATTAATCAGGTCAATGACAAATTGACACAGATAAAAG AAACTCAACATACATTCAATGCCAGAGAGAGTGACTGGGGCTTCACATCGTTTATACCTTTAGCTGACCTTTATATTTAA